The Neurospora crassa OR74A linkage group I, whole genome shotgun sequence genome segment ATGAAGGGAAGTGATAGGCGATGTGAGGCGGTGACCACACCGATGGCACAGGGATGGAACGAAGCGTGGCTAATTAGCCTACACAGACAAAGGGGTGTTTGTCTGCTTGAGTCGGTTGTTCAGTCGTATACCTTGTAGCGAATATTTTGTTTTCGGATATATCCTAACCGTATCGTATGTACGTCTTCTTTCGTTAtcgtctccttctcttttttctttcttttcttctagCTAATTTTGTTTCGtacgaagagaaagaaaaaaatggaaagaaTCGGCAAATACGTGAACATTACTTTTCATAGAACGGTCTTTAATCAGAGATGTATGATACACAGTATTTAGTAGAGGCATGagattaatagttaataatcaCTTATTCATCGTGTCTCGCATCTTCAACGATGCGATTGCTGCTACAACACGTGAAATCATGACTTGACGCAACCAAAATCAGTCGAAACTAAGTAATACTCACCAGAATTGGAAACATTTTTAACCACTTCTACAGGCGCAACTGCTAGCAAGTTATTATTGTACATTGCCTCCCTGTAAATATACCAGTGTAGCAAATGGAGGTAGCCCGGTATAATTGTATATCGATCAACACGGTGAAGGTATTCATATATTGATTCCTAACCACGCAACACGTGCGTCTACAATGTAATCACATTTGGATTGTTCGCCTTCCTTTTTgatttcttttaattttttttaattctttttgTCACTGATTACTTTGGCTTCCACAAATTATGTGTTTTCATGGTTCATTCGACAGAGGAGTAAGCAGCtcacttttttctttttggtaATCGCCGAGCCAGACCTCATGCTGCCCGCGGCGTTTCTAACTCAGAGAAATGCACGGCAAGATGGGAACGATGAAGAACAAACAAGAAACTAATTTACAATAGATGGCATAGGCACGGATTTTCATACATGACGTCCATCCGAATCGGATGATGAAGCCAGAATGATCTGACTGACTGTGGTAGCATGTGCTAACACAGTTGCCCCTATTTTCAATGTTCGGCTTGCACAGGTAAAGTTTTCTTTGGAAGTGAGCATTCAATGACCATGATGTCCAAAGTACGAAACACCTCCCCGTAGAGTTGGCCATCCCTTTACAGATCAAGCTGTATAAACGTACAACTCGCTTCGTGTATGGACATAAGAAGAGACCCAGTGTCTATCGCAACGAACCGTTGTGATGATGTCGCCATTCGTGTGTCTTAGGTGTACAACAAGAGCTTAAAGTCTTTCTCTCAAGTCCAAAGGTTTCTATACATTTATTCATTGCCCTAATTTATGTTCCAATACGGGCGTGGTTCATTGTGTACGTGAGGTCTTCTTTTTGAGTCTTTTTcccaaaaaagaaaaagattgTTTTTTCCTCGTTCTTTCCATATCACCAACGTTGCTCGTGATCCAGCATGAATTTTCTTTTCCCGAAAGGCCTTCTTTCTTACCGTGCACTTTTTCTGATTAAGCGGTGGTGATATCCTTGATTTAACCTTCGGCCTCAATGTTCTCATACGCGTTGGACTTGTGCTTGGGCTGGAACTTAAAGTTGGGGGGAGCGGGGCCGAGGAACATTTCACTGATTTATTTCAGACACTGTCAGTAAATCCCGGGAAACATAATCTCCAACCATCGAAGCAGAGAGCAAGAGAGAAGCGAGACACTCACCTGATCTTAATCCAATCcaaataattcttactaGCCAACAACGTCTCCAGCTCGTTCCGGCCCTTGTACGCCGGCGGCCGATCGTTCATGGCAGGGGGCAAGTACTCGAGCAAGCCAATCGGCACATAACGAtggaagaagctcaagaacTCCAGCAAGAAGCGGCGGGTGTAGTTCAAGCCCAGCTCATCAGATCCCCACGCCTCCATACCGTACTTTGCAAACTTCTCCACATACGCCAGCCGCTCCGTGGCCGACTTATCCAAGTACTGGCCCGCGCTGATCTCCTCAAAGATCCACGGCTTGATAATAGCGCCGCGGCCGACCATGACCGAGTCCACCTTGGCGTTGTCCACATGGTTAAAGTAGTCCACGTGCGAGTAGCAGTCGCCGTTGCCGACAAAGTACATGCGTCCGCCGTTGGGCAAGCTGCGCTCGTCGGCCTCTCGGATCGTGTCCTGAAGCGAATCGGCCTTCTCGTTGAACGACTTGACCAGCGCCGCGCATTCGGCGATGTAGCTCCAGTCCGCCGCCTTAGTGTACCGCTGCTGGCGCGTACGGCCGTGCAGCGTGACGGCCGCACAACCCGGGGCACCGGAGACAGCGCGGATGTCTGGGGCGCCGAGCGCGAGGCGTTCGACTAATTTTTGGGCCGTCAGGTGGTTGTCGCGGACGCCCATGCGGATCTTGGCGGTCACGGGCACCTCGCCTGAGACGGTGTTCATGCCGCGGATCATGCGCTCGAGCTTGGACGGAGCGTCGAGGAGGGCGGAGCCGGCACCGGACTTGTAGACCATGTCGATGGGGCAGCCGCAGTTGAGGTCGATGACGCGGAGGTGGGGGAGGTAGCGGGCGAGGGTCTCAGCCGACTTAATGGCGATCCAGGGGGCGTGGGCGGTGATTTGGACGCCAAACTTGAGATCCTTGGAGTTGTCGTACGCTGGGTCGACGATGCCGGTCGGGGTGTAGCGCGGAGGAGTGATTTCGCTCTCGTGGGCGCGCATCAAGGTCCAGTCGGCCTTTTGaccttgaagaagagggaggccCAGGGCCATTTCCGAGTAGGTGATTTCGGCGCCCAGCTCAACGCAGAGACGGCGGAAAGGCAGGTTGCCTTGGGTGGTCAAAGGGGCGAGCACGGGGGTCTCGCGCCCAAAGTAGATCCTTCGCTTTTCTGAGGGCTTAAGGGGGGGCTCGACGTATTGGGCCGCATAGTCCTTAGccacgtcgtcgtcgtctttctGTTTGTGGTAGTGAATGCGGGCAAGCTCGGAGTCCTTGGCCATCCATTTCAGGTACTGGTCGGACTTTTCGTGCTGGATCTTTTTTCGCGATAGGGCGAGCTTGACAGCCGGGGCGACAACGTTATACACGCCGGCCCTGGCATCCATCGATTCCTCCTCAGGCGGGACTAAAGGGGCGGCCTCGGgctttattttagtagggtCCTCGGTGAGAACCAACTCCTTCCGGCCATCCTCGTGCTCAATCTCCTTCATGTGACTTTCGACGAAAAGGCAGCGCCAACCGGATGAACACTTGCCATGGGTCTCCCAAACCGGGCATTTGCCTCCAAAGACGTTGAGGTCAGGGCGGCGGCCCTCCTTCAGGTACTTGCGGATGTCGTGAAGAGCGTTGCAGCGTTCACCGTGCTTACAGTGCCGTGGGGAAAACTCGGGCGTCCACGCAACAGAGTTGCACAGGCGCTGAGCATCGGCAAAGATACCGAATTCACGCTCCTTGTTCTGACCCTTtggcctcttcttctttccgtCCTTTCCGGCAGCCCCCTCAGCACCAGGAGCAGTCCTTCCCTcggcagcatcatcatcaactacCTCGGCAGTTTTGGCGACCTGGCTTGGGGGCACAACGAGATACCTAAGACAAGTAAGCTCGTATGAAAAGATGAGATTATGAACAGGGAATAGAGAAGTAGCCACTTACTCTTTCTTGATGGGAGCAATGCCCCTTCGCTTGTCCCTGTCATCTTGCCGTTGTTCCGTTGGCTTCTCATCTTCAgtttgaggttgaggttgaggctgAGGCTGAGGTTGCGAGGGCTCTTCTTGTATCTGGGGGACGGGGGCATCGTCCAGCTTAACGCGCTTCGTCGCTGGCTCGGCGTCTTGGGCCGCAACAGCACCGTTAGGCTCGATGGGGCGCTTTGCAGTTTCTTGGGATTCCATTGTGAGGCTGAGAATGGAAGTGTAAACTCAGACCCCAGTTCGGCGCAAGTCGTCAGTTTGAGTGCCGGATCGGGTGAGACTTCATAACTGGATTGCCGGCCGGGACGTGAAATTTGCATCTCAGTTGCACCCCCCGGGCCCGTTCTCGGGAAACCGTGACAGGCAGGTACCCACTCGTGCCGCTGCAGCCTGGAATTTGCCCTGGGGGGGTCCGCAGCGGGGTTAGCGACCCATTCGGTGCTTTTAGTGTCGAAGATTTGCTCTGCTTCCACTTTTTCATAGTGTAGAATTGGCTCCAATCACAGCTTGCAATTCGGTTGGTTTAGGTTCAATCGATACCTCGTGGGACGGAGTTTGGACAATGGTCGGCCTACTGCTTGCCCGTCGAATCAAGTTTGAACGACCGCAGTAAGCTGTTGCAATCTGTGCAGCATGTTGCTAGTCTGATAGGGCTGAATGAAGCTTCCAGATCTGGACAGTCCCAATATTGGAGAGTCCACAAAGTCCCGTTCAGTGTGTAACCCCACAGACCAGGCATCATCTCCAATGCGGCCTATCaccagtagaggtaccgtgCCTGTGCCGAGCGACAATATTGATCAAGATCTCGCCCGGACTCCAAGTTACATACTGCGTAGGTAGGATCTCTCAATCGGCCGGCACTCCACACTGGACACGGGCCGCTGTGGTGCTAGATGGCTATGTATCAGTACCGTAGTGTAGTAAATACCAACCATGCATCCAAAGTCCGGGTCTCCGTTAGATAGGTAGTCACAATCTAGATCGAGGGTTTACAGCATAGTACGCACAAGCAAATGAGTGATCTGGTACCAGAGATCGCATTCAGGCAACTTTCTTCGGCATGCCTTGGGACTTGGTCTTGAATCAGAAGGGAAACTCCCGTCCCGTCGGCAagtgggtagaggtagctgcccctgggtaggtacctatgaaTCCGGCAGAGCTGGATAATGGGAAACTGCATGGCACTGAACTACCCGAACCAATGCCCGTCAATGGCACCCCGCCCGCCCACGGTGACCAGTTTTATGCAAGGGGCCACAGTAGTTTCAGTGTGAAGGGCTGAGGTCTTCCATGGCCGCCCAATCGCGGTATGGTTGAGCCCCGTCTCCAACGGGCAAACGGGCATCACAGTAACAACCCCCGAACCACCTCCTCACTGCCCTGCTTGGCTGTCTCTTGTCAACCAACCTAACATCAACTTCCCGTCTTTTCTCCCCGTCTACCGTTACAACCAAAAGTCCCTTCGCTCCCGGTACCTGATCGCCAGCTACGCCCCGATCTCACTCGCCTTATCGACGAATTGAGCTTGTGCCGCAGAGCATTGGCCAACGCTACCGACACGCTACCGACACGGACATAGGGGACACCGAACACACGACATCGCGGTTTCGTCCGGTCTCCTCATCCGCCGAGAACTAGCTCAATTGTTGCGCCGCGACATGCGCATATAAATCCACGATGGCTGACCAGGCCAGaacagcaggagcaggagcagggcGGGATAGGCCGCCTCCGCCCATACCGCAGCCGCCATTGAACACCGCTAATGTGCTGCCTTCCCGCAAGATCGCACCCACCAACACTACTCCCACCGAGGGCAGGGGGCCCGcctttgatgatgaggagctTCACGCTCGAGCCCCTCCTGTCCCCCGCTCCCAGGCACACACTCCCGGCCAGCTATCGACCCGGACACAAATCCAAGACCGTCAGCGCAGACCCTCCGAGGTATCCAAGGCCTCAGAACTGTCTATTCGCCAGCGCTCGCTTTCAACCGCTGTAAATGCAGCAGCGAACGCAGCTTCGTCCTTGACTGTCTCCCAGCCCATCTATCCGCACGCCGCCCCTCCGCACAAAGCAGCTACGCCGACGCCCTCTTCGACAAGCTACAGGCAGCCGAGCACTACCCTACCCGACAACCGAGATAGCACACATTCTTCCACGATAGCCATAGGCACTGCGGCTACAAGAGAACGCAAGGACTCGTCTGCCGGCAGCGGTAGGGAGGCCTCATCCAGGCGTCCGGCCGGCATGCGGTCCACATCCGCCATCGCGAGTGGCCGTCCTGGTACCTCCTCGGCTGTTGCTCGTGCGAGCGGCACGCGCGGCGCTCGACCCGGTGCCCAAATGATACACCACGCTCCGTTCCCGCCGCTGGTAGATCCCCGAACCGCCCCGGACGTGCCCCCGGCGCCATCATCCGGCATGTACTGGAGCAAGGCGCCTATCTCAGGGGCATCACATACGGCGCTGCGTGCGCATACCACAACGCTCATTGGGTCCAACGTCTACGTCTTCGGCGGGTGCGACTCAC includes the following:
- a CDS encoding tRNA-dihydrouridine synthase 3, which encodes MESQETAKRPIEPNGAVAAQDAEPATKRVKLDDAPVPQIQEEPSQPQPQPQPQPQTEDEKPTEQRQDDRDKRRGIAPIKKEYLVVPPSQVAKTAEVVDDDAAEGRTAPGAEGAAGKDGKKKRPKGQNKEREFGIFADAQRLCNSVAWTPEFSPRHCKHGERCNALHDIRKYLKEGRRPDLNVFGGKCPVWETHGKCSSGWRCLFVESHMKEIEHEDGRKELVLTEDPTKIKPEAAPLVPPEEESMDARAGVYNVVAPAVKLALSRKKIQHEKSDQYLKWMAKDSELARIHYHKQKDDDDVAKDYAAQYVEPPLKPSEKRRIYFGRETPVLAPLTTQGNLPFRRLCVELGAEITYSEMALGLPLLQGQKADWTLMRAHESEITPPRYTPTGIVDPAYDNSKDLKFGVQITAHAPWIAIKSAETLARYLPHLRVIDLNCGCPIDMVYKSGAGSALLDAPSKLERMIRGMNTVSGEVPVTAKIRMGVRDNHLTAQKLVERLALGAPDIRAVSGAPGCAAVTLHGRTRQQRYTKAADWSYIAECAALVKSFNEKADSLQDTIREADERSLPNGGRMYFVGNGDCYSHVDYFNHVDNAKVDSVMVGRGAIIKPWIFEEISAGQYLDKSATERLAYVEKFAKYGMEAWGSDELGLNYTRRFLLEFLSFFHRYVPIGLLEYLPPAMNDRPPAYKGRNELETLLASKNYLDWIKISEMFLGPAPPNFKFQPKHKSNAYENIEAEG